In the genome of Nitrospiria bacterium, the window CCGCTGCCGCCACGGTCATGACAAAAAAGACAAATACCTGCCCATTTATGGACTGGAGGTAATGTGCAAACGCTACAAAATTAATATTGGCCGCATTAAACATTAATTCAATGGAAAGTAGGATAATGATGATATTCCGACGAATCAGAACCCCTACCACACCCAAAATAAAGACGATGGAACTTAAAACCAAATAATAATAAAGATCGACCATTGGTTATTTCAATTCCTTCCTAATCGAAACTAAACTAAAAAAATGTTTTGATAGCCGCTCCACTTGAAAAAAACAATATATAAAACCAATCTTTTTGCCTCGGATTTGATAAATCAGAAACGGCAAAGGGTGGAGCGCAACTGCATAATTTTAAAAGAATTGAGATTACTATTCCTTAAAAAATTAATCAATACTTAAATTTGGAAAACTAT includes:
- the nuoK gene encoding NADH-quinone oxidoreductase subunit NuoK — protein: MVDLYYYLVLSSIVFILGVVGVLIRRNIIIILLSIELMFNAANINFVAFAHYLQSINGQVFVFFVMTVAAAEVAIGLAIIIAVYRHREVLNVEQINLMKW